One genomic window of Cellulophaga sp. Hel_I_12 includes the following:
- a CDS encoding YeeE/YedE family protein has product MEFLLQPWPWYVSGPLIAFTMIILVLFGKSFGMSSNLRTLCAIGGADKYADFFKFDWRSQKWNLIVAVGAVLGGFIAVYFLSDGSAIALNEQTISDLKGLGFQNVGTTILPPEIYSWDAVLSVKGIAILVIAGFLVGFGTRYAGGCTSGHAITGLSNLQLPSLVAVIGFFIGGLVMTFFILPLIFS; this is encoded by the coding sequence ATGGAATTTCTTCTTCAACCCTGGCCATGGTATGTTTCTGGTCCTTTGATTGCATTTACGATGATTATTTTAGTTCTTTTTGGCAAAAGCTTTGGCATGTCATCTAACCTAAGAACCCTATGTGCTATTGGTGGTGCAGATAAGTATGCTGATTTTTTTAAGTTCGATTGGAGGTCCCAAAAATGGAATTTAATCGTAGCAGTAGGTGCTGTATTAGGCGGGTTTATTGCCGTATATTTTTTATCCGATGGTTCGGCAATTGCTTTAAACGAGCAAACCATTAGCGATTTAAAAGGTTTAGGTTTTCAAAATGTTGGCACAACAATTTTACCCCCAGAAATTTATAGTTGGGATGCAGTATTAAGTGTAAAAGGAATTGCCATACTTGTTATCGCTGGTTTTCTTGTTGGTTTTGGAACAAGGTATGCCGGAGGTTGCACCTCTGGCCATGCCATTACGGGATTAAGCAACTTACAGCTTCCTTCTTTAGTCGCTGTCATTGGTTTCTTTATTGGCGGATTAGTCATGACATTTTTTATTTTACCCCTAATATTTAGTTAA
- a CDS encoding DUF6691 family protein has protein sequence MKAIKFLIVGMFFGIVLVKSEAVSWYRIYEMFKFQSFHMYGIIGSAVAIGVVFFLISKKLQLKSISGQIISPDEKEKNYKANILGGTIFGFGWALAGACPGPMYILVGTGVFSMLIVIAAALLGTFVYGLLKNKLPH, from the coding sequence ATGAAGGCAATAAAATTTTTAATCGTTGGTATGTTTTTTGGAATCGTTTTAGTAAAATCTGAAGCAGTTTCATGGTATAGAATTTATGAAATGTTCAAATTTCAATCCTTCCACATGTATGGCATCATTGGATCGGCAGTGGCGATCGGTGTTGTATTTTTTTTAATTTCTAAAAAATTGCAATTAAAAAGCATTTCTGGACAAATTATTAGTCCAGATGAAAAAGAAAAAAACTATAAAGCGAACATTCTGGGTGGTACTATTTTTGGCTTCGGATGGGCTTTGGCAGGGGCTTGCCCAGGTCCTATGTATATTTTAGTAGGCACAGGTGTATTTAGCATGCTCATCGTTATTGCCGCTGCTTTATTAGGCACTTTTGTGTATGGACTCCTGAAAAATAAATTACCGCATTAA
- a CDS encoding glycosyl hydrolase family 17 protein produces the protein MIKIERIKVFQHQKTKEVTAKDILGNSEYLAISYGGYRAISREIQPTLDELKEDMKLLSAMGVKVIRTYNVQLPLPHAANILKAISELKQEDSNFEMYVMLGAWIDCLNAWTDQMPNHDVESPNNAAEIDRAVALANNYPDIVKVLAVGNEAMVKWATSYFVQPKVILKWVNHLQELKRLKKLPKDLWITSSDDFASWGGGDSMYHCEDLNQLIKAVDYISVHSYPYHNTHYNPEFWGIPEEEHSLSEIEKIDNAMKRALEFSKNQYHATVNYMKRLGVHKPVHIGETGWASVSNDFYGQNGSKATDEYKQGLYYKLMREWTNSAGISCFYFEAFNEKWKDAHNPNGSENHFGLFKINGEAKYPLWDLVDKGIFKGLTRNGNPITKTYKGNREDLMPHVLVPPVKH, from the coding sequence GTGATCAAAATAGAAAGAATTAAAGTTTTTCAGCATCAAAAGACAAAAGAAGTGACAGCTAAAGATATTTTAGGAAATTCAGAGTACTTGGCGATAAGCTATGGTGGCTATAGGGCAATATCAAGAGAAATTCAACCAACACTTGACGAGCTAAAAGAAGACATGAAATTGTTGTCCGCCATGGGTGTCAAGGTCATTAGAACCTATAACGTGCAACTGCCTTTACCTCATGCAGCAAATATCCTAAAGGCTATTAGCGAACTTAAACAAGAAGATTCAAACTTTGAAATGTATGTTATGTTAGGTGCTTGGATCGATTGCCTCAACGCATGGACCGATCAAATGCCAAATCATGATGTAGAAAGTCCGAATAACGCAGCAGAAATTGATAGAGCTGTAGCTTTAGCCAATAATTACCCCGACATTGTTAAAGTACTTGCTGTGGGAAATGAAGCCATGGTAAAGTGGGCCACAAGTTATTTTGTACAACCCAAGGTGATTTTGAAATGGGTCAATCATTTACAAGAGCTAAAAAGGCTAAAAAAATTACCGAAAGATTTATGGATTACAAGCTCCGATGATTTTGCATCATGGGGAGGTGGAGATTCTATGTACCACTGTGAAGATTTAAATCAATTAATAAAAGCGGTAGACTATATTTCAGTGCATAGCTATCCCTATCATAACACCCATTACAATCCAGAATTTTGGGGTATTCCAGAAGAAGAACATTCCCTTTCTGAAATAGAGAAGATTGATAATGCCATGAAGCGCGCACTAGAATTTTCAAAAAATCAATACCATGCCACCGTGAATTATATGAAAAGACTGGGAGTCCATAAGCCTGTGCATATTGGTGAAACGGGTTGGGCTAGTGTATCTAATGATTTTTATGGTCAAAACGGCTCTAAGGCAACAGATGAGTACAAACAAGGCTTGTATTATAAATTAATGCGAGAATGGACCAATAGCGCTGGGATATCATGTTTTTATTTTGAAGCATTTAATGAAAAATGGAAGGATGCTCATAATCCAAACGGTTCAGAAAATCACTTTGGATTATTCAAAATTAATGGGGAAGCTAAATATCCCCTATGGGATTTGGTAGATAAAGGTATTTTTAAAGGATTAACAAGAAATGGAAATCCGATAACAAAGACATACAAAGGCAATAGAGAGGATTTAATGCCTCATGTGTTAGTGCCACCCGTAAAACATTAA
- a CDS encoding glycosyl hydrolase family 17 protein, whose protein sequence is MSYRNEEYHAYNGLDFKEHSGIDFSTYSNTDDLKKLWRATLNKGMHGLCFSMYEDGQKPGDIITVEQVKRRIEIIKPYTQWVRSFSCVEGNEHIPRIAHQHGMKTLVGAWLGSDKEDNEKEIEGLIQLAKEGCVTIAAVGNEVLYRNDLPLEELLEYIKRVKEAVPHIPVGYVDAYYEFSVHPELVALSDVILANCYPYWEGCHIDGSLAHMQQMYGQAVHAAQGKKVIITETGWPSEGGSLRGAFSSEENAMKYFINTQAWASKANIETFYFSSFDESWKTGDEGDVGAYWGLWDKNEKIKYL, encoded by the coding sequence ATGTCATATAGAAACGAGGAATATCATGCCTACAATGGCTTAGATTTTAAGGAGCATTCAGGTATTGATTTTAGTACCTACTCCAACACAGATGATCTAAAAAAACTATGGAGAGCAACTTTAAATAAAGGAATGCATGGCCTTTGTTTTAGTATGTATGAAGATGGGCAAAAGCCAGGTGACATCATTACCGTGGAACAGGTGAAGAGAAGAATAGAAATTATTAAACCCTATACCCAATGGGTACGCTCTTTTTCTTGTGTTGAAGGAAACGAGCACATTCCACGAATTGCCCATCAACATGGTATGAAAACCTTAGTAGGTGCTTGGTTGGGCAGTGATAAAGAAGATAATGAAAAGGAAATTGAAGGTTTAATTCAATTGGCTAAGGAGGGATGTGTAACAATAGCCGCGGTAGGAAATGAGGTGCTCTATCGAAATGATTTGCCTTTAGAAGAACTTTTAGAATATATAAAACGTGTCAAAGAAGCAGTTCCCCATATCCCTGTGGGTTATGTAGATGCTTATTATGAATTTTCAGTACATCCAGAATTAGTGGCGCTTAGTGATGTTATACTAGCTAATTGCTACCCCTATTGGGAAGGCTGTCATATAGATGGATCCTTAGCGCACATGCAGCAAATGTATGGCCAAGCCGTGCACGCTGCACAAGGGAAAAAGGTCATCATTACAGAAACAGGCTGGCCAAGTGAAGGGGGAAGCTTAAGAGGTGCATTTTCTTCAGAAGAGAATGCGATGAAGTATTTTATAAATACCCAAGCTTGGGCCTCAAAGGCGAATATAGAAACCTTTTATTTTTCTTCTTTTGACGAGTCTTGGAAAACAGGAGACGAGGGCGATGTTGGAGCTTACTGGGGTTTGTGGGATAAAAACGAAAAAATAAAATACCTTTAA
- a CDS encoding glycoside hydrolase family 30 beta sandwich domain-containing protein codes for MKTTKIYSQFLVALVIMSCSEKQEPLKAEVYETSASGHQLTRLTEINSEPAMESIALLPEVTYQTITGFGGSFTEASASLLNRLSKANSAKILEAYFGESGAKYSLTRTHMNSCDFSLGNYSYAPVEGDIALNNFSIDEDRDDLIPMIKEAMAVSKEGFKIVSSPWTAPPWMKDNKDWRGGKLLPEYYDTWALFFSKYRTAYKNEGIDIWGFTVENEPVGNDGNWESMHYTPEEMTHFVQHYLGPKLEKDGHDVNILGFDQNRGEELEKWASVMYKDEASSKYYNGMAIHWYASTYDYFPESLQFTHNKAPNKYLIQTEACVDSEIPKWKNDSWYWQKEATDWGWDWAPEKDKYLHPKYAPVNRYARDIIGCLNNWVDGWIDWNMVLDKQGGPNWFKNWCVAPVIVDPDKDEVYFTPLYYTLVHFSRYIRPGAVVIGVENSDDDLMVTAAKNPDNSIAVVIFNEGALPKNFKLMLNDKTLNLKISGQAIQTIVITQS; via the coding sequence ATGAAAACAACCAAGATTTATTCTCAATTTTTAGTAGCATTAGTAATCATGAGTTGTAGCGAAAAACAAGAACCCTTAAAAGCCGAGGTGTATGAAACATCGGCGAGTGGGCATCAACTGACAAGATTAACTGAAATTAACTCTGAGCCTGCTATGGAAAGTATAGCACTATTGCCAGAGGTAACATACCAAACCATAACTGGCTTTGGTGGATCATTTACGGAGGCATCAGCGTCTTTATTAAACCGATTAAGTAAAGCAAATAGCGCTAAAATTTTGGAAGCCTACTTTGGTGAAAGTGGGGCAAAATATTCCTTGACGCGTACTCATATGAATTCCTGTGATTTTTCTCTGGGCAACTATTCGTATGCACCTGTTGAAGGAGATATAGCGTTAAATAATTTTTCGATTGACGAAGACCGCGATGATTTAATCCCGATGATCAAAGAGGCGATGGCAGTTTCTAAGGAGGGTTTTAAAATAGTATCCTCACCCTGGACAGCACCACCTTGGATGAAGGATAATAAAGATTGGAGAGGTGGAAAGTTATTACCGGAATATTACGATACTTGGGCTTTATTCTTTTCTAAATATCGTACTGCTTATAAAAACGAAGGCATTGATATCTGGGGGTTTACAGTAGAAAATGAACCTGTAGGAAATGATGGCAACTGGGAAAGTATGCATTATACACCAGAAGAAATGACTCATTTTGTACAACATTATTTAGGGCCAAAACTAGAAAAAGACGGTCATGACGTGAATATATTGGGGTTTGACCAAAATAGAGGTGAGGAACTTGAAAAGTGGGCTAGTGTCATGTATAAAGATGAAGCTTCTTCTAAATATTATAATGGTATGGCCATACATTGGTATGCGAGTACCTACGATTATTTCCCAGAATCATTACAATTTACGCACAACAAAGCCCCTAACAAATACCTTATTCAAACCGAAGCCTGTGTTGATTCCGAAATTCCGAAATGGAAAAATGATTCCTGGTATTGGCAAAAAGAAGCAACCGATTGGGGTTGGGATTGGGCTCCAGAAAAAGATAAATATTTACATCCCAAATATGCACCGGTAAATCGCTATGCAAGAGATATCATAGGCTGTCTTAATAATTGGGTCGATGGCTGGATTGATTGGAATATGGTACTAGATAAACAAGGTGGCCCTAATTGGTTTAAAAACTGGTGTGTTGCTCCTGTCATTGTTGACCCTGATAAAGATGAAGTTTATTTTACGCCATTGTATTACACCTTAGTCCACTTTAGTAGATATATAAGACCAGGAGCTGTGGTGATTGGTGTTGAAAATTCAGATGATGACCTTATGGTCACGGCAGCAAAAAATCCAGATAACTCTATTGCTGTTGTTATTTTTAATGAAGGAGCTCTTCCAAAGAATTTTAAGCTAATGTTAAACGATAAAACACTAAACCTAAAAATAAGTGGGCAAGCAATACAAACTATTGTAATCACGCAATCCTAA
- a CDS encoding gluconate 2-dehydrogenase subunit 3 family protein → MDRRKSIKSIILGSVAGGLVMHGCKPENATNTEEAIAASTENYFGRTPEELKIIKKLNAEQFFNPHEMDSLTTLANLILPPDDKGSITEAGVPEFMEFMAKDYPPMQATLRGGLMWLDHESNSLFNAEFKAATEVQQKQILDSIAYPDVEIPEAKRPLEVQFFSVVRNLTLTGYYTSKVGIADLGYKGNQPNVWDGVPDDVLKQHGVFYEEEWLAKCVDQSKRNDVAQWDELGNLLS, encoded by the coding sequence ATGGATAGAAGAAAGAGTATTAAATCAATAATTTTAGGGAGCGTTGCAGGAGGCTTAGTTATGCACGGCTGTAAACCTGAGAATGCAACAAATACTGAAGAAGCTATCGCAGCTTCTACCGAAAATTATTTTGGAAGAACACCAGAAGAGCTCAAAATAATTAAAAAATTAAATGCGGAGCAATTTTTTAATCCGCATGAAATGGATAGTCTTACTACTTTGGCAAATTTAATTCTTCCTCCCGACGATAAAGGCTCCATTACTGAAGCTGGAGTTCCAGAATTTATGGAGTTTATGGCTAAAGATTACCCGCCAATGCAAGCCACTTTACGAGGAGGCCTTATGTGGTTAGACCATGAAAGCAATTCTTTATTTAATGCAGAGTTTAAAGCAGCTACAGAGGTGCAACAAAAACAGATTTTAGATAGCATTGCCTATCCAGATGTTGAAATTCCAGAAGCTAAAAGACCCCTTGAAGTGCAGTTTTTTTCTGTAGTGCGCAACCTAACTTTAACGGGCTATTATACCTCAAAAGTGGGGATTGCAGATTTAGGCTATAAAGGAAATCAGCCCAACGTTTGGGATGGTGTTCCCGATGATGTTCTTAAGCAACATGGCGTTTTTTACGAAGAAGAATGGCTAGCCAAGTGTGTGGATCAAAGCAAAAGAAACGATGTTGCTCAATGGGATGAATTAGGAAATTTATTGTCTTAA
- a CDS encoding MFS transporter, with product MATTSNSVPMGQKIAFGLGMLSNQMFPAALAIFMVVLVQDYAFPTWMWGILFFLPRIFDSVTDPIMGFISDNTKSIWGRRRQYVFLGAVIMGISFSLMWQIYIVDGVSYNFSYFLIWSLVFYLGLTIFSVPYVAMGYEMSDDFHERTNIMAIAQWIGQWAWVIAPWFWVVMYDDSWFGTTTDTTRTLGVWVAVIFAILAMVPAFFIKSKSTKNDESLTPLTLKTIGGSFKQIIENFKEAFKIEQFRKLCFSTFLIYNAFNVVAGFSFFIVVYYLFNGDAAAAGLWPTLLGSIGALSTTFLVIPIVAKMSKIMGKKKAFMVSQGISVLGYVMLWFLFIPGKPYMFLFALPFFSFGIGSLFTLMMSMTSDVIDIDELNTGKRREGVFGAIYWWMVKFGFAIAGLLTGAIMTLVGFVPDTVNSEASIMGIRLFYSGLPIAGTLGALWIMRNYNLTEERAVEISVELAKRKIKKKAKEVSSAYGAGHLLSVLNHTIQLAPYTEIDFSDKTIEDAKVMFADKLNSKLCGLCFSPYVEGQDTGDILKESQIRRRMEVIAPYTHAIRSFSCTEGNELIPKVAHEKGLNSIAGAWISEDKARNEKEINALIALAKTGVVNVAAVGNEVLLRGDVSEEELIGYINRVKEALKDFDVAVGYVDTYYEYYTRPNLVDATDIILANCYPFWEGFGIESSLEHLREMYALTKYVSKGKKVIIAETGWPSQGNANEDAHPSLINAMKYFIQTQEWASKEGVEIFHFSSFDESWKVRVEGELGARWGIWDKDEKLKYS from the coding sequence ATGGCAACAACTTCGAATTCAGTTCCAATGGGTCAAAAAATAGCCTTTGGGTTAGGGATGCTTTCCAATCAAATGTTCCCAGCTGCGCTGGCTATTTTTATGGTGGTGTTGGTGCAAGATTATGCCTTTCCAACCTGGATGTGGGGAATTTTATTTTTTCTTCCGCGTATTTTTGATTCCGTAACGGATCCAATTATGGGATTTATTTCCGATAATACAAAGTCTATTTGGGGCAGACGAAGACAGTATGTGTTTTTAGGAGCGGTGATAATGGGAATTTCTTTTTCATTGATGTGGCAAATTTATATCGTAGATGGAGTGAGTTATAACTTTAGCTATTTCTTAATATGGTCATTGGTTTTTTATTTAGGCCTTACCATCTTTTCCGTACCCTACGTTGCCATGGGTTATGAGATGAGTGATGATTTTCATGAACGCACCAACATTATGGCTATAGCCCAATGGATAGGACAGTGGGCTTGGGTCATTGCACCTTGGTTTTGGGTGGTGATGTATGATGATAGTTGGTTCGGAACCACAACAGATACTACCAGAACTTTGGGTGTTTGGGTTGCCGTTATTTTTGCAATTTTAGCTATGGTGCCTGCTTTTTTTATTAAAAGTAAGTCTACTAAAAATGATGAAAGTTTGACGCCATTAACCTTAAAAACTATTGGAGGAAGTTTTAAACAGATTATAGAAAACTTTAAAGAAGCCTTTAAAATAGAGCAATTTAGAAAGTTGTGTTTTTCAACATTTTTAATCTACAATGCATTTAATGTTGTCGCTGGTTTTTCATTTTTTATTGTCGTCTATTATTTATTTAATGGGGATGCAGCAGCTGCAGGTCTTTGGCCAACCTTATTAGGGAGTATAGGGGCCTTATCCACTACTTTTTTGGTTATCCCTATTGTGGCAAAAATGTCGAAAATCATGGGAAAAAAGAAAGCTTTTATGGTTTCTCAAGGTATTTCTGTTTTGGGTTATGTGATGCTTTGGTTTTTGTTTATTCCCGGCAAACCCTATATGTTTTTATTTGCTTTACCCTTTTTCTCTTTTGGGATTGGAAGTTTGTTTACGCTAATGATGTCCATGACCTCTGATGTTATCGATATTGACGAATTAAATACTGGAAAACGCAGAGAAGGGGTTTTTGGAGCTATTTATTGGTGGATGGTAAAGTTTGGTTTTGCCATTGCTGGATTATTAACAGGCGCTATTATGACCTTGGTGGGGTTTGTGCCAGATACTGTAAATTCTGAGGCATCTATTATGGGCATACGACTGTTTTACTCAGGCTTACCAATAGCAGGCACATTAGGAGCGCTGTGGATTATGCGTAATTATAACCTTACCGAAGAGCGGGCCGTAGAAATAAGTGTAGAATTAGCAAAACGAAAAATAAAGAAGAAAGCGAAAGAAGTGTCCTCCGCATATGGTGCTGGTCATTTACTTTCGGTTTTAAATCATACTATTCAACTCGCGCCCTATACAGAGATAGATTTTTCAGATAAAACCATAGAAGATGCAAAAGTCATGTTTGCAGATAAACTCAACAGTAAGTTATGTGGTCTTTGTTTTAGTCCCTATGTAGAAGGACAAGATACCGGTGATATTCTTAAGGAGAGTCAAATACGTCGGCGTATGGAGGTTATAGCACCTTACACCCATGCGATTAGATCGTTCTCCTGTACGGAAGGTAATGAGTTGATCCCAAAAGTGGCTCATGAAAAGGGTTTGAACTCTATTGCTGGAGCATGGATTAGTGAGGATAAAGCGCGCAATGAGAAGGAGATTAATGCCTTGATAGCACTTGCCAAGACAGGGGTAGTCAATGTCGCGGCTGTTGGTAACGAAGTATTGCTCAGAGGCGACGTATCCGAGGAAGAACTCATAGGTTATATCAATAGAGTTAAAGAAGCGCTTAAAGATTTTGATGTTGCAGTGGGTTATGTGGATACTTATTATGAGTATTATACAAGACCTAATTTGGTAGATGCCACGGATATTATTTTAGCCAATTGTTACCCGTTCTGGGAAGGCTTTGGTATTGAAAGTTCCCTAGAACATTTAAGAGAAATGTACGCCTTAACTAAGTATGTGTCTAAAGGTAAGAAGGTGATTATAGCCGAAACAGGTTGGCCGAGCCAAGGGAACGCAAATGAAGATGCGCATCCATCCCTTATAAACGCCATGAAGTACTTTATACAAACCCAAGAATGGGCAAGTAAAGAAGGAGTAGAAATCTTTCATTTCTCATCTTTTGATGAATCCTGGAAGGTACGGGTTGAAGGCGAACTAGGAGCACGATGGGGTATTTGGGATAAGGACGAAAAACTCAAGTATAGTTAA
- a CDS encoding helix-turn-helix domain-containing protein — MGQKIVELRKSKGYTQEELAEKAKVNLRTIQRIENGENKPSANTLKLICETLDTLPEKIMHYGKKEDSKLLMLMHLSVISYLVIPIGNILIPLIFWVSKKDKIIKLDETGTRLLNFQIIWTVLTSITFFSSVLTASLHITNSEHAYIPDLLLYFFILLNIINIGIALISALRIKDKKTFTSYPKIFKIIR; from the coding sequence ATGGGTCAAAAAATCGTTGAACTGAGAAAGTCAAAAGGCTATACTCAAGAAGAATTAGCGGAAAAAGCAAAAGTAAACTTGAGAACCATTCAAAGGATAGAAAATGGAGAAAACAAACCAAGTGCAAATACCCTAAAACTTATTTGTGAAACATTAGACACCTTACCTGAAAAAATAATGCATTACGGTAAAAAAGAAGACTCAAAGCTTTTAATGTTGATGCATTTATCCGTCATTAGCTATTTGGTGATTCCCATTGGAAATATATTAATTCCATTGATTTTTTGGGTTTCAAAAAAAGATAAAATTATAAAATTAGATGAAACTGGAACTCGGCTATTAAATTTTCAAATAATCTGGACCGTATTAACCTCAATCACATTTTTTTCAAGTGTATTAACTGCTTCGCTGCACATCACCAATTCCGAACATGCCTATATTCCTGATCTATTGTTGTATTTTTTTATACTGTTAAACATCATTAATATTGGAATAGCACTTATTAGTGCATTGAGAATCAAAGACAAAAAAACTTTCACCTCCTATCCAAAAATATTCAAGATAATTAGGTAG
- a CDS encoding glycosyl hydrolase family 17: MKLKTYFFIPILISIFVMSCNQNSKAKKHMQEEKSMTAKEILGNPDYLAMSYGGYRYKDPAIEPTLAELKEDMKLLSAMGVKIIRTYKVHKPQAENVLKVISELKKEDPNFEMYVMLGAWIDCKNAFTDEEKDHNVESEANVPQMEKVVTLANQYPDIVKVIAVGNEAMVKWAETYYVEPWIILKWVNYLQDLKKEGKLSKELWITSSDNFASWGGGGEEYYVEDLTKLIHAVDFISMHTYPMHDTHYQPEFWLKSEGQDEMTDLEKIEAAMVRAKEYAQLQFKNVQQYMKSLGVDKPIHIGETGWASVSTDQYGSDGSKACDEYKEALYYQHMREWTNKAGLSCFYFEGFDEPWKGSDNVGNSEKHFGLMTVDGKAKFALWDLVDKGTFEGLTRNGNPITKTYGGDKDAVMKDVLVPPTQDQIGANKAD, encoded by the coding sequence ATGAAGTTGAAGACTTACTTTTTTATACCCATACTTATCTCAATTTTTGTTATGTCTTGTAATCAAAATTCAAAGGCGAAGAAGCATATGCAGGAAGAAAAGTCAATGACGGCAAAAGAAATTTTAGGCAATCCAGACTACTTAGCTATGTCGTATGGAGGGTACAGATATAAGGATCCTGCTATTGAACCAACTTTGGCTGAACTTAAGGAGGATATGAAACTTCTATCCGCTATGGGTGTTAAAATCATTAGAACCTATAAAGTACATAAGCCACAGGCCGAAAATGTGTTGAAAGTAATCTCTGAATTAAAGAAAGAAGATCCTAATTTTGAGATGTATGTGATGTTAGGAGCTTGGATAGACTGTAAAAATGCATTTACAGATGAAGAAAAAGACCATAATGTAGAAAGTGAAGCTAATGTTCCCCAGATGGAAAAAGTAGTGACTTTAGCAAATCAGTATCCCGATATCGTAAAGGTAATTGCGGTAGGTAATGAAGCTATGGTAAAATGGGCTGAAACTTATTATGTAGAACCTTGGATTATTTTAAAATGGGTTAATTATTTACAGGATTTAAAAAAAGAAGGGAAGCTTTCTAAAGAGTTATGGATTACAAGTTCAGATAATTTTGCCTCTTGGGGAGGTGGTGGAGAAGAGTACTATGTAGAAGATTTGACTAAATTAATCCATGCGGTAGACTTCATTTCTATGCATACCTATCCCATGCATGACACCCATTATCAACCTGAATTTTGGTTAAAATCAGAAGGCCAGGACGAAATGACGGATTTAGAAAAAATAGAGGCTGCTATGGTCAGAGCAAAAGAGTATGCTCAGCTGCAATTTAAAAATGTACAACAATATATGAAAAGTCTTGGCGTCGACAAACCAATTCATATTGGTGAAACCGGATGGGCAAGTGTCTCCACGGATCAATACGGCTCCGATGGGTCTAAAGCTTGCGATGAGTATAAAGAAGCCCTCTATTACCAGCACATGCGCGAATGGACCAATAAAGCAGGCTTATCTTGTTTTTATTTCGAAGGATTTGATGAGCCTTGGAAAGGAAGTGATAATGTGGGAAATTCAGAAAAACACTTTGGCTTAATGACCGTAGATGGCAAAGCAAAATTTGCACTATGGGATTTGGTAGATAAAGGTACTTTCGAAGGCTTAACCAGAAACGGAAACCCCATAACTAAAACCTATGGTGGTGATAAGGATGCAGTCATGAAAGATGTATTAGTGCCACCAACACAAGACCAGATAGGGGCCAACAAGGCCGATTAA
- a CDS encoding mechanosensitive ion channel family protein yields the protein MEIIENIQQWLNEHPISYNIIKYVLWAVFILITIAFLRRFLRRNLPDIGIRYKSQKGVEFIGYILLLIVTISFFSGSIKDFALAIGLLTEGITITLQELILSVAGSFYIFFVGVYKPGDRIEINNIKGDVIDIDSIYTTMMEIGEWVSSDNYSGRIVKLSNAFVFKGPVYNYSKDFPFVWDEFNLPIRYGSDVELAKTIIVQIASETLSDYVTESMEQWNQVVNKYYIENAEVAPTLAITMTDNWIQFNLRYIVDYKKRRLTKHILNERIGKEIENTNRKVQLASATFEIVQIPNINIKKE from the coding sequence ATGGAAATAATTGAAAACATACAACAATGGTTAAATGAACATCCCATTTCTTATAATATCATTAAATATGTACTTTGGGCTGTATTTATATTAATAACCATTGCTTTCCTTAGACGTTTTTTAAGGAGAAATCTACCGGATATAGGAATTAGATACAAATCTCAAAAAGGGGTTGAGTTTATTGGTTATATATTATTGCTTATCGTTACCATTTCTTTTTTTTCCGGTAGCATTAAAGACTTTGCTTTAGCCATTGGATTACTCACTGAGGGGATTACCATTACCCTGCAAGAGTTAATTTTAAGTGTTGCAGGCTCGTTCTATATCTTTTTTGTCGGAGTCTATAAACCTGGCGATAGAATAGAAATAAATAACATCAAAGGTGATGTTATTGACATCGATAGTATTTATACGACCATGATGGAAATTGGAGAATGGGTTTCTAGTGATAATTATAGTGGTAGAATTGTAAAATTAAGTAATGCCTTTGTTTTTAAGGGTCCCGTATATAACTATTCAAAAGATTTTCCATTTGTATGGGATGAATTTAATTTGCCTATCAGATATGGTTCTGATGTAGAACTAGCGAAAACAATTATCGTTCAAATTGCCTCTGAAACACTCTCTGATTATGTAACGGAATCTATGGAGCAATGGAACCAAGTGGTCAATAAATATTACATAGAGAATGCTGAGGTAGCACCAACATTAGCCATCACTATGACTGATAATTGGATTCAGTTTAACCTTCGGTACATAGTTGACTATAAAAAAAGAAGGCTTACCAAACACATATTAAATGAGCGTATTGGAAAAGAAATAGAAAATACAAATAGAAAAGTTCAACTAGCTTCTGCAACTTTTGAGATTGTTCAAATTCCAAATATTAATATAAAAAAAGAATAA